Proteins from a genomic interval of Brachybacterium vulturis:
- a CDS encoding bile acid:sodium symporter family protein produces the protein MTSSSPAPTTEDAAASSGAPSPSPLSPEDRSARIAVTVFPVLILAAAVFAFFVPSAGQALAPFTAIFLGIIMFAMGLTLTVPDFALVARRPLPVLIGVVAQYLLMPLIGLGIALLLQLPAELAVGVILVGSAPGGTSSNVIAYLAKADTALSVTMTSISTLLAPLLTPLLTLWLAGSYLPVDAGAMAMSIVKMVLIPVIGGLVVRLLLSRLVDRVLPALPWVSVAGISLVIIAVVSGSTEAIVSAGAIVLLAVVLHNGAGYLLGYWAARLLRQGERAARTTSIEVGMQNSGLAATLAAGAFAPAAALPAAVFSIWHNLSGAMLATYYRRSAEKHQDDAS, from the coding sequence ATGACCTCCTCATCGCCCGCTCCCACGACGGAGGACGCCGCTGCCTCCTCCGGCGCCCCGTCCCCGTCGCCCCTGTCCCCCGAGGACCGCTCCGCCCGCATCGCGGTGACCGTCTTCCCGGTGCTGATCCTCGCCGCCGCCGTCTTCGCCTTCTTCGTCCCCTCCGCGGGCCAGGCCCTCGCCCCGTTCACGGCGATCTTCCTCGGCATCATCATGTTCGCGATGGGTCTGACCCTCACCGTGCCGGACTTCGCCCTGGTGGCCCGGCGTCCGCTGCCGGTGCTGATCGGTGTGGTCGCCCAGTACCTGCTCATGCCGCTGATCGGCCTCGGCATCGCCCTGCTGCTGCAGCTGCCTGCGGAGCTCGCCGTCGGCGTCATCCTGGTGGGCAGCGCCCCGGGCGGCACCAGCTCGAACGTCATCGCCTACCTGGCCAAGGCGGATACCGCCCTGTCGGTGACGATGACCTCGATCTCCACCCTGCTCGCCCCGCTGCTCACCCCGCTGCTGACCCTGTGGCTGGCCGGCTCCTACCTGCCGGTGGATGCGGGCGCGATGGCGATGTCGATCGTGAAGATGGTGCTCATCCCGGTCATCGGCGGCCTCGTGGTGCGGCTGCTGCTGAGCAGGCTCGTGGACAGGGTGCTGCCGGCCCTGCCGTGGGTCAGCGTCGCCGGCATCTCGCTGGTGATCATCGCCGTGGTCAGCGGCTCCACCGAGGCGATCGTCTCCGCCGGCGCGATCGTGCTGCTCGCCGTGGTGCTCCACAACGGCGCGGGCTACCTGCTCGGCTACTGGGCCGCTCGCCTGCTCCGCCAGGGCGAGCGCGCCGCCCGCACCACCTCCATCGAGGTCGGCATGCAGAACTCGGGCCTGGCCGCGACCCTCGCCGCCGGCGCCTTCGCCCCGGCCGCCGCCCTGCCCGCCGCGGTCTTCTCGATCTGGCACAACCTCTCCGGGGCCATGCTGGCGACCTACTACCGCCGCAGCGCCGAGAAGCACCAGGACGACGCCTCCTGA
- a CDS encoding SRPBCC domain-containing protein, whose translation MTASPTSQLTDVTRTVTPTSGGHVVALSQPFAVHPEELWSALTIGSHLELWFGRASGEVVEGGRYELPDMETSGTVLAVEEPRRLLLTWEFGKSRNQMELLVESVAPEQPTVPASEAAAGSDAAAQPVATTSQVATRFTLRHTVPADAHWQAFGPAATGCGWDAALYGLALHLADPAADQLPRLSRFAASPEGAEFTRATADAWFQAHVASGADKKPARKASVRTAAFYLGEEPELS comes from the coding sequence ATGACCGCGAGCCCGACCAGCCAGCTCACCGACGTCACCCGCACCGTCACTCCCACGTCGGGGGGCCATGTCGTGGCCCTCTCCCAGCCCTTCGCGGTGCATCCCGAGGAGCTGTGGTCCGCGCTGACCATCGGCTCCCACCTGGAGCTGTGGTTCGGGCGGGCCAGCGGCGAGGTGGTCGAGGGCGGCCGCTACGAGCTGCCCGACATGGAGACCAGCGGTACCGTGCTCGCCGTCGAGGAGCCCCGCCGGCTGCTGCTGACCTGGGAGTTCGGCAAGAGCAGGAACCAGATGGAGCTGCTGGTCGAGTCCGTCGCGCCCGAGCAGCCGACGGTCCCGGCCTCGGAAGCCGCCGCCGGGTCCGACGCCGCCGCCCAGCCGGTCGCCACCACCTCGCAGGTCGCCACCCGCTTCACCCTGCGCCACACCGTCCCGGCCGACGCCCACTGGCAGGCCTTCGGCCCGGCCGCGACCGGTTGCGGCTGGGATGCGGCGCTGTACGGGCTGGCCCTGCACCTCGCGGACCCGGCGGCCGATCAGCTGCCGCGGCTGAGCCGTTTCGCCGCCTCGCCCGAGGGCGCAGAGTTCACCCGCGCCACCGCGGACGCCTGGTTCCAGGCGCACGTCGCCTCCGGAGCGGACAAGAAGCCGGCCCGCAAGGCGTCGGTGCGCACCGCGGCGTTCTACCTCGGCGAGGAGCCGGAGCTGTCGTGA
- a CDS encoding DUF3817 domain-containing protein, protein MHLLSTPSRLYRVLALAEVVTWTLLLGGMFVKYVLQSTELLVRIGGGLHGFTFLSYVVVTVLVAVDQRWRLKDLLLGIGSAVIPYLTVPFERSAHRRGLLGETWRLRAEQGRTAPQRLVSLALRHPLPAALIAIVGVAIVFSILLSLGPPTEWFD, encoded by the coding sequence ATGCATCTGCTCTCCACCCCGTCCCGTCTGTACCGAGTGCTGGCCCTCGCCGAAGTGGTCACCTGGACCCTCCTGCTGGGCGGCATGTTCGTGAAGTACGTGCTGCAGTCCACCGAGCTGCTGGTGCGGATCGGCGGTGGTCTGCACGGCTTCACCTTCCTCTCCTACGTGGTGGTGACGGTGCTGGTCGCGGTCGATCAGCGCTGGCGGCTGAAGGACCTGCTGCTGGGGATCGGCTCCGCGGTGATCCCGTACCTCACAGTGCCCTTCGAACGTTCGGCGCACCGCCGCGGCCTGCTCGGTGAGACCTGGCGGCTGCGCGCGGAGCAGGGCCGCACGGCCCCGCAGCGCCTCGTGTCCCTCGCACTGCGCCATCCGCTCCCGGCGGCCCTGATCGCGATCGTCGGCGTCGCGATCGTGTTCTCGATCCTGCTCTCGCTGGGCCCGCCCACCGAGTGGTTCGACTGA
- the rraA gene encoding ribonuclease E activity regulator RraA, translating to MTDVTATTDLHDEHGEALMTCDTQFRQFGARRRFRGEIVTVRSHEDNSLLKEIVREPGRDRVLVVDGNGSLHCALLGDRMAATALESGWAGLVVHGAVRDSAALAQLDLGIKALGTNPRRSHKHGLGERDVPVGFGGAVFTPGALLVSDEDGIVVLPSAG from the coding sequence ATGACCGACGTCACCGCCACCACCGACCTGCACGACGAGCATGGTGAGGCCCTGATGACCTGCGACACCCAGTTCCGCCAGTTCGGTGCGCGCCGTCGCTTCCGCGGGGAGATCGTCACCGTCCGCAGCCACGAGGACAACTCCCTGCTCAAGGAGATCGTCCGAGAGCCCGGTCGCGATCGGGTGCTCGTGGTGGACGGGAACGGCTCGCTGCACTGCGCGCTGCTCGGCGACCGCATGGCGGCGACCGCGCTGGAGAGCGGCTGGGCAGGACTGGTGGTCCATGGCGCGGTCCGTGACAGCGCGGCCCTGGCCCAGCTCGACCTCGGCATCAAGGCGCTCGGCACGAACCCGCGCCGCTCCCACAAGCACGGTCTGGGCGAGCGTGACGTCCCGGTCGGCTTCGGCGGCGCCGTCTTCACCCCGGGGGCGCTCCTCGTCAGCGACGAGGACGGCATCGTCGTCCTCCCGTCGGCCGGCTGA
- a CDS encoding glutamate--cysteine ligase → MGREIGSTEYTRSQRTRYRRELRRNLDLFESFLDTAEFVNEGTVGVELEMNLARTDTMAPALISDLVLEDLDDEDYVHEIGRFNIEANLPVTHPQGRGLRELEQELAEKIDRADVAARARGARVIPVGHLPTITEELFADDEWRAPGARYEALERTVLEARGEEIALRIEGEGKGRGLDVTFDSIAPESACTSMQLHLQVPPEQFADAWNAAQAIAGPQVALAANSPFLLGKRLWHETRIPTFVQALDTRPPEYEAQGVRPRVWFGERWITSMFDLFEENVRLFPALIPELREMAEEPLLTEGSSPRLHELMLHNGTVWRWNRPIYDPGVDVPHLRLENRLLPAGPTPADMAANAAFFYGILHSLVHERRPLWSRMSFEQAAEAFQQCARWGLEARVRWPRVGRVRVADLLREQLIPQAMDGLRHLGAHPDVVEHYSGILSERARTGRNGARWQIDTVTSLEVRGANRPEALAQMTRLYRAAVDTGHPVHAWPVPARQRN, encoded by the coding sequence GCGAGATCGGCAGCACCGAGTACACCCGCTCCCAGCGCACGCGCTACCGCCGGGAGCTGCGGCGCAACCTCGACCTCTTCGAGTCCTTCCTGGACACGGCCGAGTTCGTGAACGAGGGGACCGTGGGCGTCGAGCTCGAGATGAACCTCGCCCGGACCGACACGATGGCGCCGGCGCTGATCTCCGACCTGGTGCTCGAGGACCTGGACGACGAGGACTACGTCCACGAGATCGGCCGCTTCAACATCGAGGCGAACCTGCCGGTCACCCACCCCCAGGGCAGAGGTCTGCGGGAGCTCGAGCAGGAGCTGGCCGAGAAGATCGACCGCGCCGATGTCGCCGCTCGCGCCCGGGGCGCCCGGGTCATCCCCGTCGGCCATCTGCCCACGATCACCGAGGAGCTCTTCGCGGACGACGAGTGGCGCGCTCCCGGCGCCCGGTACGAGGCGCTCGAGCGGACCGTCCTGGAAGCACGCGGGGAGGAGATCGCCCTGCGGATCGAGGGCGAGGGGAAGGGCCGCGGCCTGGACGTCACCTTCGACTCCATCGCGCCGGAATCCGCCTGCACCTCGATGCAGCTGCACCTGCAGGTCCCGCCCGAGCAGTTCGCCGACGCCTGGAACGCCGCCCAGGCGATCGCCGGCCCGCAGGTGGCGCTGGCCGCGAACTCTCCGTTCCTGCTGGGCAAGCGGCTGTGGCACGAGACCCGCATCCCCACCTTCGTGCAGGCGCTGGACACCCGGCCACCGGAGTACGAGGCCCAGGGCGTGCGCCCCCGGGTGTGGTTCGGCGAGCGCTGGATCACCTCGATGTTCGACCTCTTCGAGGAGAACGTGCGCCTGTTCCCGGCGCTGATCCCCGAGCTGCGGGAGATGGCCGAGGAGCCGCTGCTCACCGAGGGCTCCTCCCCCCGCCTGCACGAGCTGATGCTCCACAACGGCACCGTGTGGCGCTGGAACCGGCCGATCTACGATCCCGGCGTGGACGTCCCGCACCTGCGGCTGGAGAACCGCCTGCTGCCGGCGGGGCCGACGCCCGCGGACATGGCCGCCAACGCCGCCTTCTTCTACGGGATCCTCCACTCGCTGGTCCACGAGCGACGCCCGCTGTGGTCGCGGATGAGCTTCGAGCAGGCCGCTGAGGCCTTCCAGCAGTGCGCCCGCTGGGGCCTGGAGGCCCGGGTGCGCTGGCCCAGGGTGGGCCGGGTGCGGGTCGCGGACCTGCTGCGGGAACAGCTGATCCCGCAGGCCATGGACGGGCTGCGGCACCTCGGGGCGCACCCCGATGTGGTCGAGCACTACAGCGGGATCCTCTCCGAGCGCGCCCGTACCGGCCGCAACGGCGCCCGCTGGCAGATCGACACGGTCACCTCGCTCGAGGTGCGCGGCGCGAACCGTCCCGAGGCGCTGGCACAGATGACCCGGCTCTACCGCGCCGCGGTGGACACCGGGCATCCGGTCCATGCCTGGCCGGTCCCGGCGCGACAGCGGAACTGA
- the hrpB gene encoding ATP-dependent helicase HrpB, translating into MPAPQSTPRSAPHRFDLDVIGAGLPVGAARTELEAAARRGALVVTAPPGTGKTTLVPPLVANLADGLTLVTQPRRVAVRAAARRLAQLDRTPLGGPVGFTVRGQREVGTATRLEMLTPGVLLRRLLADPELPGVAAVVLDEVHERSLETDLLLGMLAEARQLREDLLVGAMSATLDAAAVAAVLDGAAIVEVPSALHPLSIDHAPSTAPRLDVRGITREYLDHLARTAARAQRAQGSDALVFLPGAREVDAVVSRLQELVGDEVEVLALHGRLPAAQQDRATGGRRPGERPRIVVSTALAESSLTVPGVHLVVDAGLSRQVRRDRARDMSGLVTVSASRAAAEQRAGRAARQGPGQAVRVFSEAELAGMPAQSPPEITATDLTDAALWLACWGTPRGDGLPLLTPPPRAEIIAAEQTLQALGLVDEEGRPTPSGTRVARLPVGVREARALLDGARRLPGREAARTAAEVVAAVSDDHRPAGADLPRLLQDLRSGRAPGAERWRRERDRLTRIARSAPVTSQAGPARPRPPAAPEAPDAAHEAGIVLALARPERIARRTEAGSRSYLLASGTRAALPEGSALASAPWLVVWEVQRAAGRAADGTGAVIRAAAPLTEQDALLLGAGLLLEERTALLENGTVRARQRRALGAIELSSTPVAATARDTVPAVLAAVRARGLDALPDDPGAAALRARLALIHRELGDPWPAMDEASLLADLETWLAPQLSARTTKLSAIDLKGGLRHLLPWPEASELAGLAPERLAVPSGGTARIDYPAPDAEDGRPVVSVKLQEVFGLAETPRLVRGRVPVLFHLLSPARRPLAVTDDLRSFWDGPYQEVRKEMRGRYPKHPWPEDPWTAPATARTTRGARHSTRRG; encoded by the coding sequence ATGCCCGCTCCGCAGTCCACTCCGCGCTCCGCCCCGCATCGCTTCGACCTCGACGTCATCGGTGCCGGGCTGCCCGTCGGGGCGGCCCGGACCGAGCTGGAGGCTGCCGCGCGCCGCGGCGCACTGGTGGTCACGGCGCCGCCCGGCACCGGCAAGACCACCCTGGTGCCGCCGCTGGTGGCGAACCTCGCCGACGGCCTCACCCTGGTCACCCAGCCGCGCCGGGTCGCGGTCCGTGCCGCCGCCCGTCGCCTCGCCCAGCTGGATCGGACCCCGCTCGGCGGACCGGTCGGCTTCACCGTGCGCGGGCAGCGGGAGGTCGGCACCGCAACCCGGCTGGAGATGCTCACCCCGGGCGTCCTGCTGCGCCGCCTGCTCGCCGATCCGGAGCTGCCCGGGGTCGCCGCGGTGGTGCTGGACGAGGTCCACGAACGGTCCCTGGAGACGGACCTGCTGCTGGGGATGCTCGCCGAGGCCCGGCAGCTGCGCGAGGATCTGCTGGTCGGAGCGATGTCGGCGACGCTCGATGCGGCGGCCGTGGCGGCCGTGCTGGACGGCGCCGCGATCGTGGAGGTCCCCAGCGCCCTGCACCCGCTGAGCATCGACCACGCCCCCTCCACCGCCCCCCGCCTCGACGTCCGCGGCATCACCCGCGAGTATCTCGACCACCTGGCCCGCACCGCCGCCCGGGCGCAGCGCGCGCAGGGCAGCGATGCCCTGGTCTTCCTGCCCGGCGCCCGTGAGGTCGACGCGGTGGTCTCGCGCCTGCAGGAGCTGGTCGGCGACGAGGTGGAGGTGCTCGCCCTGCACGGCAGGCTGCCCGCCGCGCAGCAGGACCGTGCCACCGGCGGCCGGCGCCCCGGCGAGAGACCCCGGATCGTGGTCTCCACCGCGCTCGCGGAGAGCTCCCTCACCGTGCCCGGGGTGCACCTGGTCGTCGACGCGGGGCTCTCCCGTCAGGTGCGCCGGGACCGGGCCCGGGACATGTCGGGCCTGGTCACCGTCAGCGCCTCCCGGGCCGCGGCCGAGCAGCGGGCCGGTCGCGCCGCCCGCCAGGGGCCCGGCCAGGCGGTGCGGGTGTTCTCGGAGGCGGAGCTGGCAGGGATGCCCGCGCAGTCCCCGCCGGAGATCACCGCCACCGACCTCACCGACGCCGCCCTGTGGCTGGCCTGCTGGGGCACCCCGCGCGGGGACGGGCTGCCGCTGCTCACCCCGCCGCCGCGCGCCGAGATCATCGCCGCCGAGCAGACCCTGCAGGCCCTGGGTCTGGTGGACGAGGAGGGCCGGCCCACTCCGTCGGGCACCCGCGTGGCCCGCCTGCCGGTGGGGGTCCGGGAGGCTCGCGCCCTGCTCGACGGAGCACGACGGCTGCCGGGCCGGGAGGCGGCGCGCACGGCCGCCGAGGTGGTCGCGGCGGTCTCGGACGATCACCGGCCGGCCGGGGCGGATCTCCCCCGCCTGCTGCAGGACCTGCGCTCGGGCCGCGCCCCGGGGGCGGAGCGGTGGCGGCGCGAACGGGACCGGCTCACCCGCATCGCCCGGAGCGCGCCCGTCACCTCCCAGGCGGGACCTGCCCGCCCGCGGCCGCCGGCAGCACCGGAGGCACCGGATGCCGCGCACGAGGCGGGCATCGTGCTCGCCCTCGCCCGCCCCGAGCGGATCGCCCGCCGCACCGAAGCCGGGTCCCGCTCCTACCTGCTCGCCTCCGGCACCCGCGCCGCGCTGCCCGAGGGCAGTGCGCTGGCGTCCGCCCCCTGGCTGGTGGTGTGGGAGGTGCAACGGGCCGCAGGGCGTGCGGCCGACGGCACCGGGGCGGTGATCCGCGCCGCCGCCCCGCTGACCGAGCAGGACGCCCTGCTCCTCGGTGCCGGGCTGCTGCTCGAGGAGCGCACCGCTCTCCTGGAGAACGGCACGGTGCGCGCCCGGCAGCGGCGTGCCCTCGGCGCGATCGAGCTGTCCTCGACGCCGGTGGCCGCGACCGCCCGCGACACCGTGCCGGCCGTGCTGGCCGCGGTGCGGGCCCGAGGGCTCGACGCACTGCCCGACGATCCCGGGGCCGCGGCGCTGCGGGCCCGGCTCGCGCTGATCCACCGTGAGCTCGGCGACCCCTGGCCCGCCATGGACGAGGCCTCGCTGCTCGCGGACCTCGAGACCTGGCTGGCCCCGCAGCTGTCGGCCCGCACCACGAAGCTCTCCGCAATCGACCTGAAGGGCGGTCTGCGTCACCTGCTGCCCTGGCCGGAGGCGTCCGAGCTGGCGGGACTGGCCCCGGAGCGGCTCGCCGTGCCCTCGGGCGGCACCGCCCGCATCGACTACCCCGCACCCGACGCGGAGGACGGCCGTCCGGTGGTCTCGGTGAAGCTGCAGGAGGTGTTCGGCCTCGCCGAGACCCCCCGCCTGGTGCGCGGCCGGGTGCCGGTGCTGTTCCATCTGCTCTCGCCGGCCCGTCGGCCGCTCGCCGTCACCGATGACCTGCGCTCCTTCTGGGACGGCCCCTACCAGGAGGTGCGCAAGGAGATGCGCGGCCGGTACCCGAAGCATCCCTGGCCGGAGGATCCGTGGACCGCTCCGGCCACCGCCCGCACCACGCGGGGAGCTCGGCACAGCACGCGGCGCGGGTGA
- a CDS encoding BCCT family transporter, producing MLNRLHDALRLRTSPVIFFGSAAIIIAFVVGTIAFTDPLNKATTAASDWLLTNLGWFYILGVTVFLGFLIFIAIGRFGRVKLGPDDEPPEHSGGAWFAMLFAAGIGSILMFWGVAEPVSHFGDPPRAAELGIEAGTMDAARDAMNFTYYHFTLHTWTIFTLPALCFAYFIHKRNLPPRVSSIFQPLLGEGIHGPIGKTIDIIAIIGTVFGIAVSVGLGTLQINGGLNQLFGIPENAGWNLIIIGVVCGLALISVSLGLDKGIKVLSNFNIVVAVLMLIFVLFAGGATLFVLKGTIESFGSYLVNLPELALWNDTFANTGWQNTWTVFYWAWTITWSPFVGIFIARISRGRTIRQFVAGVLAIPSGFSVIWFGIFGYSSFNIELNGEGGLVDRVVGEGDIPGALFAFLEHYPASFFISVVAIILVIIFFVTSVDSAALVTDSMANGHEDYNPLGQRIFWGVAIALVTAALLVFSGADGLTALQSTIILVGLPFFVMGWFQMYALLRALKEDAGELPPIRTREWAQVLPPEEYERREEDGEYDTDDYVVEPTFTSEVPVLTDPYEEIADIDLDFQPEHGTLPSRTGSGKAELPEDGRTL from the coding sequence TTGCTGAACAGACTGCACGATGCATTGCGATTGCGCACCTCACCGGTGATCTTCTTCGGCTCGGCGGCGATCATCATCGCCTTCGTGGTCGGGACGATCGCCTTCACCGATCCGCTGAACAAGGCCACCACCGCCGCCTCGGACTGGTTGCTGACGAACCTGGGATGGTTCTACATCCTCGGCGTCACCGTCTTCCTGGGCTTCCTGATCTTCATCGCGATCGGCCGTTTCGGCCGCGTGAAGCTGGGACCGGACGACGAGCCGCCGGAGCACTCCGGCGGTGCCTGGTTCGCGATGCTCTTCGCGGCCGGCATCGGTTCGATCCTGATGTTCTGGGGCGTCGCCGAGCCGGTCAGCCACTTCGGTGATCCGCCGCGCGCCGCCGAGCTCGGCATCGAGGCCGGCACCATGGACGCCGCACGTGACGCCATGAACTTCACGTACTACCACTTCACACTGCACACCTGGACGATCTTCACCCTGCCGGCGCTGTGCTTCGCCTACTTCATCCACAAGCGGAACCTGCCGCCGCGCGTCAGCTCGATCTTCCAGCCGCTGCTGGGCGAGGGCATCCACGGGCCGATCGGCAAGACGATCGACATCATCGCCATCATCGGCACCGTCTTCGGCATCGCCGTCTCGGTGGGTCTGGGCACCCTGCAGATCAACGGCGGCCTCAACCAGCTGTTCGGCATCCCGGAGAACGCCGGATGGAACCTCATCATCATCGGTGTGGTCTGCGGGCTGGCGCTGATCTCGGTGTCCCTGGGCCTGGACAAGGGCATCAAGGTGCTCTCGAACTTCAACATCGTGGTCGCCGTGCTGATGCTGATCTTCGTGCTGTTCGCCGGCGGGGCCACCCTGTTCGTGCTCAAGGGGACCATCGAGTCCTTCGGCAGCTACCTGGTGAACCTGCCCGAGCTCGCCCTGTGGAACGACACCTTCGCGAACACCGGATGGCAGAACACCTGGACCGTCTTCTACTGGGCCTGGACGATCACCTGGTCGCCGTTCGTGGGCATCTTCATCGCCCGCATCTCGCGCGGCCGCACCATCCGCCAGTTCGTCGCCGGCGTGCTCGCCATCCCCTCGGGCTTCTCCGTGATCTGGTTCGGCATCTTCGGCTACTCGAGCTTCAACATCGAGCTCAACGGCGAGGGCGGACTGGTCGATCGGGTGGTGGGCGAGGGCGATATCCCCGGGGCCCTGTTCGCCTTCCTCGAGCACTATCCGGCCTCGTTCTTCATCTCGGTGGTCGCGATCATCCTGGTGATCATCTTCTTCGTCACCTCGGTGGACTCCGCCGCCCTGGTCACCGACTCGATGGCCAACGGGCACGAGGACTACAACCCGCTCGGGCAGCGCATCTTCTGGGGCGTGGCGATCGCGCTGGTCACCGCGGCCCTGCTGGTCTTCTCCGGCGCAGACGGGCTGACCGCGCTGCAATCCACGATCATCCTGGTGGGACTGCCGTTCTTCGTCATGGGCTGGTTCCAGATGTACGCCCTGCTGCGGGCGTTGAAGGAGGACGCCGGTGAGCTGCCTCCGATCCGTACCCGCGAATGGGCCCAGGTGCTGCCGCCGGAGGAGTACGAGCGGCGCGAGGAGGACGGGGAGTACGACACCGACGACTATGTCGTCGAGCCGACCTTCACGTCCGAGGTGCCGGTGCTCACCGATCCCTACGAGGAGATCGCGGACATCGACCTGGACTTCCAGCCGGAGCACGGCACCCTGCCCTCGCGCACGGGCAGCGGGAAGGCCGAGCTGCCGGAGGACGGACGGACGCTGTAG
- a CDS encoding asparaginase — MSRRVALLSLGGTINMTQDASGGNARPDDGVGEHLLVAVDGARIDAHPLANVSSSDVRPHHLSAVLASARAAVDEGADGVVLTHGTDTLEETAFLLERYWDREAPLVVTGAMRPASDLGADGPANLRDAVRAATASSARGLGVLVVLDGHAHLADQVTKASSRSVSAFASAPSGPLAIIEQDDLRLLHRPLSRTARLPGSPPDHFPAVPVLAAGLDEDLALLDHIPPEQLAGLVIAGVGMGHVSPAAMPRLRRLLEGGIPVVVASRTWYGGTSTHHYAYPGSEVDLLDAGAVMAGLLPPAKARLLLQTLLADGADPDRIREAFGAFAS, encoded by the coding sequence GTGAGCAGGAGGGTCGCGCTGCTGTCGCTCGGCGGCACCATCAACATGACCCAGGACGCCTCCGGCGGCAACGCCCGTCCCGACGACGGCGTCGGCGAGCACCTGCTGGTCGCCGTCGACGGGGCCCGGATCGACGCGCACCCGCTGGCGAACGTCTCCTCCTCGGACGTGCGCCCCCACCACCTCTCCGCAGTGCTCGCCAGCGCCCGGGCCGCGGTCGACGAGGGCGCCGACGGGGTGGTGCTCACCCACGGCACGGACACCCTCGAGGAGACCGCGTTCCTGCTGGAGCGCTACTGGGACCGGGAGGCGCCGCTGGTGGTCACCGGCGCGATGCGACCGGCCAGCGACCTCGGGGCCGATGGGCCGGCGAACCTGCGCGACGCGGTGCGTGCGGCGACGGCGTCCTCTGCCCGGGGGCTCGGCGTGCTGGTGGTCCTGGACGGCCACGCCCACCTCGCCGACCAGGTCACCAAGGCCTCCTCCCGGTCGGTCTCCGCCTTCGCCTCGGCCCCCTCGGGACCGTTGGCGATCATCGAGCAGGACGATCTGCGCCTGCTGCACCGCCCGCTGTCCCGCACCGCGCGGCTCCCGGGCTCCCCGCCGGACCACTTCCCGGCCGTGCCCGTGCTCGCCGCGGGGCTCGACGAGGACCTCGCGCTCCTGGACCACATCCCGCCGGAGCAGCTGGCAGGGCTCGTCATCGCGGGGGTCGGGATGGGGCACGTCTCCCCCGCCGCGATGCCCCGGCTGCGGCGTCTGCTGGAGGGCGGGATCCCCGTCGTCGTCGCCTCCCGCACCTGGTACGGCGGGACCTCCACCCACCATTACGCCTATCCCGGCTCCGAGGTGGACCTGCTGGACGCCGGCGCCGTCATGGCCGGTCTCCTCCCGCCGGCGAAGGCGCGCCTGCTGCTGCAGACGCTGCTCGCCGACGGTGCGGACCCGGACCGGATCCGCGAGGCCTTCGGGGCCTTCGCCTCGTAG
- the rlmC gene encoding 23S rRNA (uracil(747)-C(5))-methyltransferase RlmC: MRCPHFDSGACRSCTLLDLPRPRQLAEGRARVEQLVAPFLAPGTQWDPPIVGPEAGFRARGKMAVGGTAQAPVLTLPGQSAGTDLCDCPLYPPGVEEVLGGAKELIRRAQVPPYDVARRRGEIKNVLVTASPDGEHLLRLVLRSERALERIREHLPALLDAHPSVVAVTANIHPDHTTAVEGEQEIHLAGAASIAIRTGDVTLFSRPQSFLQTNTEVAGQLYRQAASWVREIAEEHGDAGPAGAPRIWDLYCGLGGFALHVARAVPRARVTGVEVSAQAIDGAREAAAAAGIGSATFLADDATRWAVDAAAGADGPPDLVVVNPPRRGLGTELAGWLERSGVADVIYSSCHPTTLAADLAAMPSLRVVAGRYVDMFPHTAHAEVIVRLRRTDLAQWGPTPVFEGAP; the protein is encoded by the coding sequence GTGCGCTGCCCTCATTTCGACTCCGGCGCGTGCAGGTCCTGCACGCTGCTGGACCTCCCGCGCCCGCGGCAGCTCGCCGAGGGACGGGCCCGGGTCGAGCAGCTGGTGGCCCCCTTCCTCGCCCCCGGCACGCAGTGGGATCCGCCGATCGTCGGTCCCGAGGCGGGGTTCCGCGCCCGGGGGAAGATGGCGGTGGGCGGCACCGCTCAGGCACCGGTGCTGACCCTGCCGGGGCAGTCCGCGGGCACGGACCTGTGCGACTGCCCGCTGTACCCGCCGGGCGTCGAGGAGGTCCTGGGCGGTGCGAAGGAGCTGATCCGACGCGCGCAGGTGCCGCCCTACGACGTCGCGAGGCGTCGCGGGGAGATCAAGAACGTGCTGGTCACCGCCTCGCCCGACGGGGAGCATCTGCTGCGGCTGGTGCTGCGCAGCGAGCGCGCGCTGGAGCGGATCCGCGAGCACCTGCCCGCGCTGCTGGACGCCCACCCGTCCGTCGTCGCGGTCACCGCGAACATCCACCCCGACCACACCACCGCGGTCGAGGGCGAGCAGGAGATCCACCTCGCCGGCGCCGCCTCGATCGCGATCCGCACCGGGGACGTCACCCTGTTCTCCCGCCCGCAGTCCTTCCTGCAGACGAACACCGAGGTCGCCGGGCAGCTCTACCGCCAGGCCGCGAGCTGGGTGCGCGAGATCGCGGAGGAGCACGGCGACGCAGGGCCCGCCGGTGCCCCGCGGATCTGGGACCTGTACTGCGGGCTCGGCGGCTTCGCCCTCCACGTGGCGCGTGCCGTCCCCCGCGCCCGCGTCACCGGGGTCGAGGTCTCCGCGCAGGCGATCGACGGTGCCCGCGAGGCCGCTGCGGCGGCGGGGATCGGGTCGGCGACCTTCCTCGCGGACGACGCCACCCGCTGGGCGGTCGACGCGGCGGCCGGTGCGGACGGCCCGCCCGACCTGGTCGTGGTCAATCCGCCCCGGCGCGGTCTGGGCACTGAGCTCGCCGGCTGGCTGGAGCGCTCCGGGGTGGCCGATGTGATCTACTCCAGCTGCCACCCGACCACCCTCGCCGCCGATCTCGCGGCGATGCCCTCGCTGCGCGTGGTCGCCGGCCGCTACGTGGACATGTTCCCGCACACCGCGCACGCCGAGGTGATCGTGCGTCTGCGCCGCACCGACCTGGCACAGTGGGGCCCGACCCCCGTCTTCGAAGGAGCCCCATGA